TTTACGGCGTGGACTACCAGGGTATCTAATCCTGTTCGCTACCCACGCTTTCGCTTCTCAGCGTCAGTTACTGCCCAGAGACCCGCCTTCGCCACCGGTGTTCCTCCTGATATCTGCGCATTTCACCGCTACACCAGGAATTCCAGTCTCCCCTGCAGTACTCAAGTCTGCCCGTATCGCCTGCAAGCTCACAGTTGAGCTGTGAGTTTTCACAGACGACGCGACAAACCGCCTACAAGCTCTTTACGCCCAGTAATTCCGGACAACGCTCGCACCCTACGTATTACCGCGGCTGCTGGCACGTAGTTGGCCGGTGCTTCTTCTACAGGTACCGTCACTCACGCTTCGTCCCTGTCGAAAGAGGTTTACAACCCGAAGGCCGTCATCCCTCACGCGGCGTCGCTGCATCAGGCTTTCGCCCATTGTGCAATATTCCCCACTGCTGCCTCCCGTAGGAGTCTGGGCCGTGTCTCAGTCCCAGTGTGGCCGGTCGCCCTCTCAGGCCGGCTACCCGTCGTCGCCTTGGTAGGCCATTACCCCACCAACAAGCTGATAGGCCGCGGGCCCATCTCGCACCGATAAATCTTTCCACCACCAACCATGCGACCAGTGGTCATATCCGGTATTAGACCCAGTTTCCCAGGCTTATCCCGAAGTGCGAGGCAGATCACCCACGTGTTACTCACCCGTTCGCCGCTCGTGTACCCCGAAGGGCCTTACCGCTCGACTTGCATGTGTTAAGCACGCCGCCAGCGTTCGTCCTGAGCCAGGATCAAACTCTCCGTTGAAGACTCACGAAACACCCCCGAAGAGGTGAATCAGAAATATCTAAACTAGAGTCCGAAAACCTAGCAAAACAATCGCCAGCCGGAAAATTAGCTGACAAAAAATGCCCGACCCTCCACACGGGGAGCGGAAGAGCCGGAACCAAAAAAATTTGGCACTGACATTCATCGACACACTATTGAGTTCTCAAAGAACACACGCACACACCATCGCCCCGGATTCTCCGGAACTTCAGTGAGGCAACTTTTCCAGCCTAGCCCATTCGTTCACCCGATCAAAACCGGGCTCCCGATCGAGCCAGTGTGATCGTCAGGCGCTCCTCGTCCTACCTCGTTTCCCGGTCCTTCCGCTCAGCGTCTCCGCCTTGCTTCTCGGCTCCGGGTCGGTGTCCGTGTCGCTCTGACCTGGAATAAGTTACGCGGCGTCGAACGCTTCGTCAAATCGCCTGCCCAGCGCGCGAATTCGCAGGTCAAAGGCGTGCGATCCGCGTGATCACGACCCGAATGACACAAGTGTGATTCAGACCACGACAAGATCGATTCGGGCCTAGCCGGCGTTCCCCGATGCCCGGAGCAATTTGGCGCCGAGTCTTGCGAGGAGGTCTTTCATTTCGGTGGGTTCGACGACCTCGAAGTCCAGGTTCAGGTGCGCGATGCGAAGGGCGGTCCACTCCAGTGAATCCGCGGAGGTGCGCAGGAGACAGGTCCGCTCGTCCAGCGGTTCGATCTCCTCCGAGCGCACACGGAACGCCTCCACCAAGACCTCCGCGGAGGCATGGACCCGCAGGACCACGTGGCGAACCGGCCTGGAGCGCGCCAACTGGCTGGTCACGAAACTCGCCGCGTCTTCGGCGGGCAGGGGCCGGGGCGCGCAGCGTATGCCGGTCGGCTGCGGTGAGGTCAACCGGTCCACGCGGAAAGTGCGCCAATCGGCGCGGTCGACGTCCCAGGCCACCAGATACCAGCGGCGGCCCGCGGAGACGAGACTGTGCGGTTCGGCCAGACGGCTGCTGTCCGCGTCGGTCTTGTCGCGGTATCGGAATCGGATTCGTTCGCTGTCGCGCGCGGCGGCGGCCAGGGTGACGAGCACCTCGGGATCGATCATCGGGCCGGCGGCCGGTCCGCCGAGGGACACGGTGGTGGCGTCTATCGCGTCGACCCTGCGGCGCAACCGGGACGGCAGGACTTGCTGCAACTTCACCAGGGCGCGGGCGGCCGATTCCTCGATCCCGATGACCGCACCCTGGGCCGCGCCGCGCAGTCCGAGTGTGATCGCGACCGCCTCCTCGTCGTCGAGCAGCAGCGGTGGCAGCGCCGCACCCGCTTCGAGGCGGTATCCGCCGAGGGCACCGAGGCCGGCCACCACCGGATATTCCAGCTCGCGCAGGCGCTCGACATCCCGCCGCACCGTTCGCACCGTGACCCCGAGCCGCGCCGCCAGTTCGGGGCCGCTCCACTCGCGGCGGGTCTGCAAGAGCGAGAGCAGTTGCAGCAGGCGCGCGGCGGTCTGGGTCACGGTCCCAGTATGGCCGCGAAGGAGGACAGATCCCGACCTCATCGGCCCCTAGCGTGACGGTCGTGCAAGCTCATCGAGACTCCATCACGATCGTCGGCGCGCGCGAGAACAACCTCCGCGACGTGTCACTGACGATCCCCAAAGGCAAGATCGTGGTCTTCACCGGCGTCTCCGGATCGGGTAAGTCGTCGCTCGTCTTCGGCACCGTCGCGGTGGAGTCGCAGCGGCAGCTCAATGAGACCTTCACCTGGTTCATCCGCAACCGGCTGCCCAAATACGAGCGGCCGGAGGCCGATGCGATCGACAATCTGGCGCCCGCCGTGGTCGTCGACCAGAAGCCCATCGGCGGCAACTCCCGGTCGACGGTGGGAACCATGACCGATATCCAGTCGATCATCCGGGTGCTGTTCTCCCGGCACAGCGTGCCGAGCGCGGGTGAGGCGACTCGCTACTCGTTCAACGATCCGCTGGGCATGTGCCCCGCGTGCGGCGGCCTGGGCCAGGTGGTGCGCCCGGATCTGGACAAACTCCTCGATACCGGCAAGTCGCTCAACGAGGGCGCGATCACCTTCGGGCCCTTCGCGGTCGGAACATTCCAGTGGCAGCTCTACGCCGAGTCGGGGCTATTCGATCCCGACAAGCCACTGCGGGACTTCGATCCGGAAGAGTGGCAGTTGTTCCTGCACGGCAAGGGATTCCGGGTGCCGCGCAAGAACCGGAACGGCTCGGCGGGGAACAACGCCTACGAAGGTCTGCTGGAGCGGTTCGATCGCCTGTATATCAAGCGCGACCTCGCCGCGTTGTCGGACAAGAATCGGGCAGCCGCCCGCGCGGTGGTCACCGAGGAGGTCTGCCCGGACTGCGGGGGCGCCCGGCTCAACGCCGCCGCGCTGGCGAGCCGGATCGATGGACTCGGCATCGCCGACTACGGCAGGCTGGAGGTCACCGACCTCATCGAGGTGCTCGCCGGCCTGGATGATCCGGTGGCTCGACCGATCGCACAGGCGGCCATCGCCCGGCTGCGCCGGATCGAGGAGGTGGGGCTCGGCTATCTGTCGCTCGATCGGGAGACCGCGACCCTGTCCGGCGGCGAGGCGCAGCGGCTGAAAGTCGTCCGGCATCTGGGCTCCAGCCTCACCGGCATGACCTACATCTTCGACGAGCCGAGCGTCGGCATGCACCCCCGCGATGTGGGACGCCTCAACACACTGTTGCGGCGGCTCCGGGACAAGGGGAACACCGTGCTGGTGGTGGAGCACTCCCCCGATGTGATCGCCGTCGCCGACCACGTGGTCGACATGGGGCCTGGCGCTGGTTCGCACGGCGGACAGGTCGTGTTCCAAGGCACGGTCGATCAGCTGCGGGTCGCACGGACACCCACCGGTGCGGGATTGCGCCGCGTGCGGCGGGTGAAGGAAGACGTCCGTGAGCCGACCGGTTGGCTCACCGTCACCGATGCCGACGCCTACAACCTCAAGAGTCTGACCGCACGGTTCCCGACCGGCGTGCTCACGGCGGTGACCGGCGTGGCCGGGTCCGGCAAGAGCACGCTGGTCTCGGGCGCGTTCGTCACCGCGCACCCACAGGTCATCGCGGTGAACCAGTCCGCGATCGCCGCCTCGCGACGTTCCAGCCCCGCCACCTATCTCGGCATCATGGACCCGCTGCGTCAGCTCTTCGCCAAGCGACACGGCGTCCGGCCGGGCTTGTTCAGTTTCAACTCGGACGGCGCCTGCGGGGAATGCGACGGCGCGGGAGCGATCTTCACCGACTTGGCATACATGGACCCGGTCACCACGGTCTGTCAGGCCTGTCACGGGCGCAGGTACCGGCCGGAAGCGCTCGCCTACGAGATCCGCGGAGCGTCGATCGCCGACGTCCTGGAGATGTCCGCCGAGGACGCGCTGGATTTCTGGGCGGAAGACGGGGACCGGCGCATTCGCACACCGTTGCGGGCGCTGCTCGACGTCGGTCTCGGCTACCTCACCCTCGGTCGCGCGCTCTCCTCGCTGTCCGGCGGCGAACGCCAGCGCGTCAAGCTGGCCGATCATCTCCAGCGGCGCGACGGCGCCGGGGTATACGTGCTGGACGAGCCGACCACCGGGCTGCACATGGCCGACGTCGACACGCTGGTGGGGCTGCTGGATCGGCTGGTCGACGCGGGCAACACGGTGATCGTCATCGAGCACGACCTGGACGTCGTCGCGCGCGCGGATTGGGTGATCGATCTCGGCCCCGACGGTGGAAAGCACGGCGGCGAGATAGTTTTCGCCGGGACCCCGGCGGCCTTGCTGGCAGATCACCGGTCGCTGACCGCGGAGTACCTGCGGCGCAGTGTCGCCGCCCGAGTATGACCGCCCGCAAGCAGCTATCTCGCCGTTTCCGGCGGACGATGTCCAATGCCGAGATCCACTGATGTCCGCAGGACGGCACAGGGGCGCATGCCGCGGCGCATGATGAACCTATGACGACACGGGAGGTGGTTCGGGCGGGAGCTTTCGCACGGATCTACGACCCGAGCGCCGGTGAAACGGAACAGTGGTACATCAACGACCACACGATTCTTCGCGACGACGCCGGACGGTGGCATCTTTTCGGAATCACCCATCCGGAACCCGCGGACCCGTTCGACGAGACCGAGTTCGCCCACGCCGTCGCGGACCGGCTGCACGGGCCGTGGACCAAGCACGATTGCGCCCTGCGAGTGGACCGGGACTACGGCGAAACGCATCTGTGGGCGCCTTACGTGGTCGGCGCCCGTGGGCAGTACTACATGTTCTACGCGGCGGGCGGCGCCGACCGCACCGGCGCGGCGATGAACCTGGCGACCTCGCCGGACCTGTTCCGCTGGACCAGATCGCCGGCGGGCCCCCTGTTCCACGACGGCTACGACGCGCGCGACCCCATGGTGGTGCGCGTGGGCGACCAGTGGGTGCTGTACTACTGCGCGACCAGCGCCCCGGCGGGGGGTCATCACGTCGTCGCCTACCGCACCAGCACCGACCTCGTACACTGGGGCGAGCGGCACATCGCCTACACGGACCCGGCCAAAGGCACCGAAGCGGGCAATACCGAATCTCCTTACGTCGTCCGGCATGACGGATGGTGGTACCTGTTCATCGGCCCTCGCCCGGGTTATGTCGGCACCGATGTCTTTCGCAGCGACAGCCCTTTTCGCTTCCGCATCGGAGACAAGGTCGGCCACATCGCCGCGCACGCCGCCGAAGTGATCCACGACGACGGCCGGTGGTGGATCACCAGCGCGGGCTGGGGTCAGGGCGGGGTCCATCTGGCGCCGCTGCGCTTTCCGCAGTCGCGCGTCGTCAAAACGGTTCCGCGCTAGGCGGACCGGCGAGCGCGATTTCGGCGAAACGCGTCTCCGGTCCGGCCGCGGCTGGTATCTGTTGATCGAGTCGAACTCTCCGATCACCCCACCTACGGGAGGGACCGGCATGGCCCGTATCGGCGTTATCAGCATTTCCGATGGCCGCGACTATGTGCATGCGGGCATCGCCGATTTCATCGCCTCCAGCGAGGACCGGCTGGTGGCCGCGCTGGAGCAGGCGGGCCACGACGTGGTCCGCGGCGCGGCGCCGGTCAGCGACAACGCGCTGGCGAGTTCGGTGGCGCGCACGGTCGCGGCGGCGGGCGTCGATCTGACCGTCCTGCACTACGCGGTGTGGGCGTTCCCGCACTTCACCATGCTCGCTGCGGGCGCGATACCCGGGCCGCTGCTGTTGCTGTCGAATATCGACCCGGTGCAACCGGGCATGGTGGGCATGCTCGCCGCGGGTGGCGCGTTGGATCAGATCGGACGCAAGCACAGCAGACTGTGGGGTGACCCGTCCGATCCCGAGCTCATCGAGGCCATCGGCGTGCGCGCGCGAGCCGCGGCGGCCGTATCCGGCTTGCGCGGTTCGACGTTCGGGCGCTTCGGTGGGCGGCCGATGGGCATGAACACCGCGGTCGCCAATACCGATCAGTGGCAGCGGCAGTTCGGCATCGACGTCGAGGAAATCGATCAGTGGGAGATCGTGCGGCGCGCCGAGCTGGCCGACGCCGGCGAGGCGAGGGCCGCGCGGGAGTGGCTGGAGCGGCACACCGCGGGCGTGCACTACGACGGCGTGAAACTCACTCCGCAGCTGCTGGAACGCCAGATCCGCTCCTATCTAGCGGTCCGTGAACTGATCGCCGAATGGCGGCTGGATTTCTCGGGGATCAAGGGGCAGCCCGAACTCACCCAGTATTTCGCCACCATGGACGTCACCGAGGCGTTCCTCAACGATCCCTACGACTGGAACGGCCCGAAGGAACCGCACGTCTGCGCCACCGAAGCGGACATGGACGGCGCGCTGACCATGCAACTGCTCAAGCGGATCGCGGGCACCCCGGTGCTGTTCGCCGACGTCCGGCACTACCACGCCGATCGCGACATCTGGGATCTGTGCAATTCCGGCCAGCACGCCACCTGGTTCGCCGCGCGCAGCGCCGATCCCGCGGAGAACCTCGCGAAGGTGCACCTTTATCCGGAGGTGTTCTTCTTCCCCGCGGGCGGAGCCTCGGTGCACCATCTGGCCGCGCCGGGACAGATGACCCTGGCGCGGCTCACCCGTCTGGACGGCGCCTACCGCATGCAGCTGATGCTCGGCGAGTTCGAGCACTACGACCAGCAGACCAACGACGCGCTGATGAAGCAGTCGACCTGGGAGTGGCCGCACGCGTTCGCCCGGCTGGACGCGCGCGCCGAGGACTTCCTGAACCGCTTCGGCGCCAACCACATCCACGCGGTGCCCGGTGACCACCGGGCCGTCCTGCGCGCGACGTGCGAGCTGCTCGACGTCACGCTGGACGAGTTCACGCGGTGACGATGTTCCTCGGCATCGACATCGGGACTTCGAGTTCCAAGGGCGTGCTCACCGATGCCCGCGGCAGCATCGTCGCCAGGGCCGAGCGGGCGCACGAGGTGTCCATGCCGCATCCCGGCTGGGTGGAGCACGACGCGGAGACGGTCTGGTGGGCCGACTTCGTCGCGCTCGCCCGCGAGTTGACGACGGCTACCGGCGGCGTCGCGCTGGAGGGTCTCGCGGTGTCCGGGATCGGCCCGTGCCTGCTGCCCGCCGATGCGCAGGGCAGGCCGTTGCGCCCGGCCATCCTCTACGGCGTCGACACCAGGGCCGGCGCCGAGATCGGTGAACTGAACGCCGAATTCGGCGCACGGGCCGTGCTCGACCGCGCCGGGTCACCACTGACCAGCCAGGCGGTCGGCCCGAAGGCCCGCTGGCTGGCCCGGCACGAGCCGGACGTCGCCGCACGCACCGCGATGCTGCTGATGGCGAGCTCTTTCCTGGTGTACCGGCTCACCGGTCGCTACGTTCTCGACCACCAATCGGCCAGTCAGTGCGTACCCCTGTACGACCTGCGCGCACGTGCGTGGGCGGCGGACTGGGCAGAGCGGATCGTGCCGGGCTGGGCATTGCCGGAGCTGGCGTGGCCCACCGAGATCGTCGGCCGGGTGAGCGCCGACGCGGCGGCCGCCACGGGGCTTCCGGCGGGGCTGCCGGTCACCACCGGGACCATCGATGCCTGGGCCGAGGCGGCCAGCGTGGGCGTCCGCGCTCCGGGCGACGCCATGATCATGTACGGCACCACGATGTTCCTGGTGCAGGTGCTCACCGACCCGCGCCCGCATCCCGGTCTCTGGGGCACCTGCGGCACCTGGCCGGATACGTACACACTCGCCGCGGGTATGGCCACCTCCGGCGCGGTGACCGACTGGCTGCGCAAGCTCGTGGGCGGGGAGTTCACCGACCTGGTCGCGGCGGCGGCGGACGTGCCCGCGGGCAGCCGAGGGCTGCTCGCACTGCCGTATTTCGCCGGGGAGCGCACTCCGTTGTTCGACCCGGACGCGCGCGGCGTCGTCGCGGGACTCACCCTGGGGCACGGACGGGCCGAGCTCTACCGGGCGGTTCTGGAGGGCATCGCGTACGGGGTACGGCACAACCTGGAGGCCATGACCGAAGCCGGCGGGCGGGCGGGGCGTCTGGTGGCGGTGGGCGGCGGCACCAAAGGCGGGCTGTGGACCCGGATCGTCTCCGATGTCACCGGGCTGCCGCAGCAATTGCCCGCCGACACCGTCGGCGCGAGCCTGGGCGACGCTCTGCTCGCGGCCGAGGCGGCCGGGGTCGACACCTCGGGGTGGAATCCCGTCGTCGATACCGTGCGGCCGCACCCGGAACACGTCGCGAAATATGAGGAGTACTACCGGCACTACCGAGATCTGTACGATCGCACGACGGATATCGCGCATTTCCTTGCGGCCGAACAGCACCGTGCCGGCGCGTCTTCCTGATCGCGGATGCCCGTGCGACGATGCAGAGTCGGTTCGCGGAACGATACGAGGATTGCATGCCCACGATCACTCTGACCCAGGACAATTTCGACTCCGTCGTCGCCTCTCATCCGATCGTGCTCGGTGATTGGTGGGCCGGCTGGTGTGGGCGACTGGCCGCGGCGGGCGGGACGGAGACCGCGCGGCGAGTCGGGCTCGCGCCGACCGCGCCCCGATACGGGTGGCCGGGATTGTGACCGCGCCGGGCGGTGAGCTGTGGCGGCTGGACGGCACGCGAACCCGGTCGGTCAGCGCCGAGAATCCGACGGGCGCGCCGGGCGCGGGCGCGCGGGCGACCGACGGCACCGGAGCGCATGCGGCGCGGCTGTTGGGCCCGGGCTGGAAGGTCTCGCCCTCCATCGCGCTCGCGCACGGCGAGACCGCCACACTGGCCGACGTTTCCGGCCCCGGAGTGTTCCGGCATTTCTGGTTGACCACCGAGCGTTCCGTCCTCCGCGGGCTGACGCTGCGCATGACCTGGGACGACGCACCAGCGCCCGCGATCGAGTCGCCACTCGGCGACTTCTTCTGCAACGGCTGGGGCGAGACGGCCCTGCTCGGTTCGGAGATGGTGGTCGTCGCGCCCGCCGGTGGCTTGAACAGCTATTGGCCCATGCCGTTTCGGCACCGTGCGCGCATCACGCTGGAGAATCGTTGCGGGCGCGAAGTTCCCGTGTACTACCAGGCGACCTACACCGAAGAGGACGTGCCGGACGACGCGGGGTATCTGCACACACGATGGACGC
Above is a genomic segment from Nocardia sputorum containing:
- a CDS encoding helix-turn-helix transcriptional regulator, with amino-acid sequence MTQTAARLLQLLSLLQTRREWSGPELAARLGVTVRTVRRDVERLRELEYPVVAGLGALGGYRLEAGAALPPLLLDDEEAVAITLGLRGAAQGAVIGIEESAARALVKLQQVLPSRLRRRVDAIDATTVSLGGPAAGPMIDPEVLVTLAAAARDSERIRFRYRDKTDADSSRLAEPHSLVSAGRRWYLVAWDVDRADWRTFRVDRLTSPQPTGIRCAPRPLPAEDAASFVTSQLARSRPVRHVVLRVHASAEVLVEAFRVRSEEIEPLDERTCLLRTSADSLEWTALRIAHLNLDFEVVEPTEMKDLLARLGAKLLRASGNAG
- a CDS encoding ATP-binding cassette domain-containing protein, translating into MTVVQAHRDSITIVGARENNLRDVSLTIPKGKIVVFTGVSGSGKSSLVFGTVAVESQRQLNETFTWFIRNRLPKYERPEADAIDNLAPAVVVDQKPIGGNSRSTVGTMTDIQSIIRVLFSRHSVPSAGEATRYSFNDPLGMCPACGGLGQVVRPDLDKLLDTGKSLNEGAITFGPFAVGTFQWQLYAESGLFDPDKPLRDFDPEEWQLFLHGKGFRVPRKNRNGSAGNNAYEGLLERFDRLYIKRDLAALSDKNRAAARAVVTEEVCPDCGGARLNAAALASRIDGLGIADYGRLEVTDLIEVLAGLDDPVARPIAQAAIARLRRIEEVGLGYLSLDRETATLSGGEAQRLKVVRHLGSSLTGMTYIFDEPSVGMHPRDVGRLNTLLRRLRDKGNTVLVVEHSPDVIAVADHVVDMGPGAGSHGGQVVFQGTVDQLRVARTPTGAGLRRVRRVKEDVREPTGWLTVTDADAYNLKSLTARFPTGVLTAVTGVAGSGKSTLVSGAFVTAHPQVIAVNQSAIAASRRSSPATYLGIMDPLRQLFAKRHGVRPGLFSFNSDGACGECDGAGAIFTDLAYMDPVTTVCQACHGRRYRPEALAYEIRGASIADVLEMSAEDALDFWAEDGDRRIRTPLRALLDVGLGYLTLGRALSSLSGGERQRVKLADHLQRRDGAGVYVLDEPTTGLHMADVDTLVGLLDRLVDAGNTVIVIEHDLDVVARADWVIDLGPDGGKHGGEIVFAGTPAALLADHRSLTAEYLRRSVAARV
- a CDS encoding family 43 glycosylhydrolase, whose protein sequence is MTTREVVRAGAFARIYDPSAGETEQWYINDHTILRDDAGRWHLFGITHPEPADPFDETEFAHAVADRLHGPWTKHDCALRVDRDYGETHLWAPYVVGARGQYYMFYAAGGADRTGAAMNLATSPDLFRWTRSPAGPLFHDGYDARDPMVVRVGDQWVLYYCATSAPAGGHHVVAYRTSTDLVHWGERHIAYTDPAKGTEAGNTESPYVVRHDGWWYLFIGPRPGYVGTDVFRSDSPFRFRIGDKVGHIAAHAAEVIHDDGRWWITSAGWGQGGVHLAPLRFPQSRVVKTVPR
- a CDS encoding L-fucose/L-arabinose isomerase family protein encodes the protein MARIGVISISDGRDYVHAGIADFIASSEDRLVAALEQAGHDVVRGAAPVSDNALASSVARTVAAAGVDLTVLHYAVWAFPHFTMLAAGAIPGPLLLLSNIDPVQPGMVGMLAAGGALDQIGRKHSRLWGDPSDPELIEAIGVRARAAAAVSGLRGSTFGRFGGRPMGMNTAVANTDQWQRQFGIDVEEIDQWEIVRRAELADAGEARAAREWLERHTAGVHYDGVKLTPQLLERQIRSYLAVRELIAEWRLDFSGIKGQPELTQYFATMDVTEAFLNDPYDWNGPKEPHVCATEADMDGALTMQLLKRIAGTPVLFADVRHYHADRDIWDLCNSGQHATWFAARSADPAENLAKVHLYPEVFFFPAGGASVHHLAAPGQMTLARLTRLDGAYRMQLMLGEFEHYDQQTNDALMKQSTWEWPHAFARLDARAEDFLNRFGANHIHAVPGDHRAVLRATCELLDVTLDEFTR
- a CDS encoding FGGY-family carbohydrate kinase gives rise to the protein MFLGIDIGTSSSKGVLTDARGSIVARAERAHEVSMPHPGWVEHDAETVWWADFVALARELTTATGGVALEGLAVSGIGPCLLPADAQGRPLRPAILYGVDTRAGAEIGELNAEFGARAVLDRAGSPLTSQAVGPKARWLARHEPDVAARTAMLLMASSFLVYRLTGRYVLDHQSASQCVPLYDLRARAWAADWAERIVPGWALPELAWPTEIVGRVSADAAAATGLPAGLPVTTGTIDAWAEAASVGVRAPGDAMIMYGTTMFLVQVLTDPRPHPGLWGTCGTWPDTYTLAAGMATSGAVTDWLRKLVGGEFTDLVAAAADVPAGSRGLLALPYFAGERTPLFDPDARGVVAGLTLGHGRAELYRAVLEGIAYGVRHNLEAMTEAGGRAGRLVAVGGGTKGGLWTRIVSDVTGLPQQLPADTVGASLGDALLAAEAAGVDTSGWNPVVDTVRPHPEHVAKYEEYYRHYRDLYDRTTDIAHFLAAEQHRAGASS
- a CDS encoding glycoside hydrolase family 172 protein; this translates as MTAPGGELWRLDGTRTRSVSAENPTGAPGAGARATDGTGAHAARLLGPGWKVSPSIALAHGETATLADVSGPGVFRHFWLTTERSVLRGLTLRMTWDDAPAPAIESPLGDFFCNGWGETALLGSEMVVVAPAGGLNSYWPMPFRHRARITLENRCGREVPVYYQATYTEEDVPDDAGYLHTRWTHTTGVGTPAVHTILDTVPGPGRYVGTYLAIRPCAPGWWGEGEVKFFLDGDTDHPTICGTGTEDYFGGAWNFDLDGTYRTYSTPYLGLHQVLPPEQIYRPEQRFGMYRWHVRDPICYERELRVTVQALGWQDAATYLPLADAEVATTAWWYQG